One segment of Rhodopirellula baltica SH 1 DNA contains the following:
- the uppS gene encoding polyprenyl diphosphate synthase, producing the protein MTSVPLLSMNLPRHVAIIMDGNGRWAQARDLPRIEGHRRGVTTVRTVTEMASELKLDALTLYCLSSENWKRPQAELDFLMHLLQQYLVEERRTIRDQNMRLRFIGRRDRLSDEVLKEIAKTQAVSENNTGTELVLAVDYGGRDELTRMTRQLAQQVRDGERSIDEITESLVDESLDTAGLPDVDLMIRTGGDIRISNYLLWQISYAELYFTPKCWPEFERDDFQAALDEFAGRQRRFGGLNVGA; encoded by the coding sequence ATGACTTCTGTTCCACTTCTCAGCATGAATCTTCCACGTCACGTCGCGATCATCATGGACGGCAATGGCCGTTGGGCCCAAGCACGCGATTTACCTCGCATCGAAGGCCACCGACGCGGCGTCACGACGGTGCGAACGGTCACGGAAATGGCCAGCGAACTCAAACTCGACGCTCTGACGTTGTATTGCTTGTCGAGCGAAAATTGGAAACGGCCGCAGGCAGAGCTCGACTTTTTGATGCACCTGCTTCAGCAGTATCTCGTCGAGGAACGGCGAACCATTCGCGATCAGAACATGCGATTGCGTTTCATCGGAAGACGCGACCGGCTGAGCGATGAAGTCCTGAAGGAAATTGCGAAAACGCAGGCGGTGAGCGAAAACAACACCGGAACGGAATTGGTCCTGGCGGTCGACTATGGCGGACGCGACGAACTGACTCGAATGACTCGGCAACTCGCTCAGCAAGTCCGGGACGGTGAGCGGTCAATCGACGAGATCACTGAGTCGCTGGTGGATGAATCGCTCGACACGGCGGGACTGCCCGACGTCGATTTGATGATTCGCACCGGGGGAGACATCCGAATCAGCAACTACCTGCTGTGGCAGATTAGCTATGCCGAGCTGTACTTCACCCCGAAATGCTGGCCAGAATTCGAGCGAGACGACTTCCAGGCTGCTTTGGATGAGTTTGCCGGCAGACAACGTCGCTTTGGCGGGTTAAACGTGGGCGCCTGA